In Nocardia asteroides, a single genomic region encodes these proteins:
- a CDS encoding MFS transporter — translation MKVGARSTTGWKATISVAMSNYIEAGSIIAIATSLAFWQDAFGISNFAVGLLAALSANAFGAAIGAGIGGPLCDRYGRKAIYTYDLLVYMAGVLLAAFAVNFGMLLAAFVITGIAVGAGVPASWTYIAEQAPSTARARHVGTAQLAWSVGPLIGFALAAALAPLELLGSRLIFLHLFVVAAVVWWIRQGLAESQIWRDETGSGTGATTESTTGGQGMRGLFSRRINITALLVLIGIYGFWNTVAGQAGIFMPRVYDSAGVHSPVQQNLLQVLVWGCTVAATYWGFMAYADRISQRRLYIVGAALGILAWCVLVFFTDAGMPTLLIFAVLWGISSGIGAQAFYSLWTSELFATPYRASAQGFMFFVVRSATGLLSYFFPTLLAATGLTAVGLLLVGLLTVALVIGAVFAPKTQGKTLREIETERYGAPVAAAEPRTPVA, via the coding sequence ATGAAGGTAGGCGCTCGCTCCACCACCGGGTGGAAGGCGACCATCTCCGTCGCGATGTCGAACTACATCGAGGCCGGCTCCATCATCGCCATCGCCACCAGCCTCGCCTTCTGGCAGGACGCGTTCGGCATCAGCAACTTCGCCGTCGGCCTGCTGGCCGCGCTCTCCGCCAACGCCTTCGGCGCGGCGATCGGCGCCGGCATCGGCGGGCCGCTCTGCGACCGCTACGGCCGCAAGGCCATCTACACCTACGACCTGCTGGTCTACATGGCCGGCGTGCTGCTCGCGGCTTTCGCGGTGAACTTCGGCATGCTGCTGGCGGCCTTCGTGATCACCGGCATCGCGGTCGGCGCAGGCGTCCCCGCCTCCTGGACCTACATCGCCGAGCAGGCGCCGAGCACCGCGCGCGCCAGGCACGTCGGCACCGCCCAGCTGGCCTGGTCGGTGGGCCCGCTGATCGGCTTCGCGCTGGCCGCGGCGCTTGCTCCGCTTGAGCTGCTCGGCTCGCGGCTGATCTTCCTGCACCTGTTCGTGGTCGCCGCCGTGGTCTGGTGGATCCGGCAGGGGCTCGCCGAGTCGCAGATCTGGCGGGACGAGACCGGCTCCGGCACCGGCGCGACCACCGAGTCCACGACCGGCGGCCAGGGCATGCGCGGTCTCTTCTCCCGGCGGATCAACATCACCGCGCTGCTCGTGCTGATCGGTATCTACGGCTTCTGGAACACCGTCGCCGGCCAGGCGGGGATCTTCATGCCCCGGGTCTACGACAGCGCGGGCGTGCACAGCCCGGTCCAGCAGAACCTGCTGCAGGTGCTGGTCTGGGGCTGCACCGTGGCCGCCACCTACTGGGGCTTCATGGCCTACGCCGACCGGATCTCGCAGCGCAGGCTGTATATCGTCGGCGCGGCGCTCGGCATCCTGGCCTGGTGCGTGCTGGTGTTCTTCACCGACGCGGGCATGCCGACCCTGCTGATCTTCGCCGTGCTCTGGGGCATCTCCAGCGGCATCGGCGCGCAGGCCTTCTACAGCCTGTGGACCAGCGAGCTCTTCGCCACCCCGTACCGGGCCAGCGCGCAGGGCTTCATGTTCTTCGTCGTCCGCTCGGCCACCGGCCTGCTCAGCTACTTCTTCCCGACCCTGCTCGCCGCCACCGGGCTCACCGCGGTGGGGCTGCTGCTGGTCGGGCTGCTCACCGTCGCGCTGGTGATCGGCGCGGTCTTCGCGCCGAAGACCCAGGGCAAGACGCTGCGCGAGATCGAGACCGAGCGCTACGGCGCCCCGGTCGCCGCGGCCGAGCCGCGCACCCCGGTGGCCTGA
- the rhaI gene encoding L-rhamnose isomerase, whose protein sequence is MSVDTALRNLAIELPSWAFGNSGTRFKVFGTPGTARTVREKIADAATVHRLTGIAPAVALHIPWDAVDDYAELGRYAGDLGVRLGTVNANTFQDDDYKLGSLTHTDKRIRQKAIDHHLACLEIMERTGSRDLKIWLADGTNYPGQGDIRARQDRLAESLATIYQHVGDGRRMVLEYKFFEPAVYMTDVPDWGTAYIQVSALGERAVVCLDTGHHAPGTNVEFIVAQLLRLGKLGSFDFNSRFYADDDLIVGAADPFQLFRILFEVLRGGALEPDSGVALMLDQCHNIEDKIPGQLRSVLNVQEMTARAALVDLDALAAAQDSGDVLGANAVFMDAFYTDVRPRLAAWRAERGLPEDPMAAYARSGQQQRLAAERTGAAASWGA, encoded by the coding sequence ATGTCCGTCGACACCGCGCTGCGAAATCTCGCGATCGAGCTGCCCTCCTGGGCCTTCGGCAACTCCGGCACCCGCTTCAAGGTGTTCGGCACGCCGGGCACCGCGCGCACCGTGCGAGAGAAAATTGCCGACGCCGCCACCGTGCACCGGCTCACCGGGATCGCGCCCGCCGTCGCGCTGCACATCCCGTGGGACGCCGTCGACGACTACGCCGAGCTCGGCCGGTACGCGGGCGATCTCGGGGTCCGGCTCGGCACCGTGAACGCCAACACCTTCCAGGACGACGACTACAAGCTCGGCAGCCTGACCCACACCGACAAGCGGATCCGGCAGAAGGCGATCGACCACCACCTCGCCTGCCTGGAGATCATGGAGCGCACCGGCTCCCGCGATCTCAAGATCTGGCTCGCCGACGGCACCAACTACCCCGGCCAGGGCGACATCAGGGCCAGGCAGGACCGGCTCGCCGAGTCGCTGGCCACCATCTATCAGCACGTCGGCGACGGCAGGCGGATGGTGCTGGAGTACAAGTTCTTCGAACCGGCCGTGTACATGACCGACGTGCCGGACTGGGGAACCGCCTACATCCAGGTGAGCGCGCTGGGGGAGCGGGCGGTGGTCTGCCTGGACACCGGCCACCACGCGCCCGGCACCAATGTCGAGTTCATCGTGGCGCAGCTGCTCCGCCTGGGAAAGCTCGGCTCGTTCGACTTCAACTCGCGCTTCTACGCCGACGACGACCTGATCGTCGGGGCGGCCGACCCGTTCCAGCTGTTCCGCATCCTCTTCGAGGTGCTGCGCGGCGGCGCGCTGGAGCCGGACTCCGGGGTCGCGCTGATGCTCGACCAGTGCCACAACATCGAGGACAAGATCCCCGGCCAGCTCCGCTCGGTGCTCAACGTCCAGGAGATGACGGCGCGGGCGGCGCTGGTCGACCTCGACGCGCTCGCCGCCGCGCAGGACTCCGGTGACGTGCTCGGCGCCAACGCGGTCTTCATGGACGCCTTCTACACCGACGTCCGGCCGCGGCTGGCGGCCTGGCGGGCCGAGCGCGGCCTGCCCGAGGACCCGATGGCCGCCTACGCCCGCTCCGGGCAGCAGCAGCGGCTCGCCGCCGAGCGCACCGGTGCCGCCGCCTCATGGGGCGCCTGA
- a CDS encoding bifunctional aldolase/short-chain dehydrogenase, with the protein MTHPTVAELIARSNRLGADPKNTNYAGGNTSAKGTGTDPVTGEPVELLWVKGSGGDLGTLTEPGLAVLRLDRLRALTGVYPGVEREDEMVAAFDYTLHGKGGAAPSIDTAMHGLVEAAHVDHLHPDSGIALATAVDGPELTEKIFGDRVVWVPWRRPGFQLGLDIAELRGANPQAIGTILGGHGITAWGATSDEAEAHSLEIIRTIEEFLAANGKAEPFGPELPGYAALPEPERRARAAALAPFLRGLASTDRRQVGHFTDTDPVLEFLARAEHPRLAALGTSCPDHFLRTKVAPLVLDLPADAPLERVRERLTELHAAYRAEYRAYYERHATPDSPALRGADPAIVLIPGVGMFSYGADKQTARVAGEFYLNAINVMRGAESVSRYQPIDEAEKFRIEYWALEEAKLARRPAPKPLAGRIALVTGAASGIGRAIARRLAAEGACVVVADRDAAKAAEVAAELGSADVAIGFGADVTDEGQVQAAVDAAVLAFGGLDLVVNNAGLSLSKSLLETSAADWDLQHDVMAKGSFLVSKAAARALIDQKLGGDILYISSKNSVFAGPNNIAYSAAKADQAHQVRLLAAELGEHGVKVNGINPDGVVRGSGIFAGGWGAQRAAVYGVRESELGAFYAQRTLLKREVLPEHIANAAFALCGADFSHTTGLHVPVDAGVAAAFLR; encoded by the coding sequence ATGACCCACCCCACGGTCGCGGAACTGATCGCCAGGTCGAACCGGCTCGGCGCCGACCCGAAGAACACCAACTACGCGGGCGGCAACACCTCCGCCAAGGGCACCGGCACCGACCCGGTCACCGGCGAGCCCGTCGAGCTGCTGTGGGTCAAGGGCTCCGGCGGCGACCTCGGCACGCTCACCGAGCCGGGGCTCGCGGTGCTCCGGCTGGATCGGCTGCGCGCCCTGACCGGCGTCTACCCTGGCGTCGAGCGCGAGGACGAGATGGTCGCCGCCTTCGACTACACCCTGCACGGCAAGGGCGGCGCCGCTCCCTCGATCGACACCGCCATGCACGGGCTGGTCGAGGCGGCGCACGTCGACCACCTGCACCCGGACTCCGGCATCGCGCTCGCCACCGCGGTGGACGGCCCGGAGCTGACCGAGAAGATCTTCGGCGACCGGGTGGTCTGGGTGCCGTGGCGGCGCCCCGGCTTCCAGCTCGGGCTCGACATCGCCGAGCTGCGCGGGGCCAACCCGCAGGCGATCGGCACCATCCTCGGCGGCCACGGGATCACCGCGTGGGGCGCGACCTCGGACGAGGCCGAGGCGCACTCGCTGGAGATCATCCGGACCATCGAGGAGTTCCTCGCCGCCAACGGCAAGGCCGAGCCCTTCGGCCCCGAGCTGCCCGGCTACGCGGCGCTGCCCGAGCCGGAGCGCCGGGCGCGGGCCGCCGCGCTGGCGCCCTTCCTGCGCGGGCTCGCCTCCACCGACCGCAGGCAGGTCGGGCACTTCACCGACACCGACCCGGTGCTCGAGTTCCTCGCCCGCGCCGAGCACCCCCGGCTCGCCGCGCTCGGCACCAGCTGCCCCGACCACTTCCTGCGCACCAAGGTCGCCCCGCTGGTGCTCGACCTGCCCGCCGACGCCCCGCTGGAGCGGGTGCGGGAACGGCTCACCGAGCTGCACGCGGCGTACCGGGCCGAGTACCGCGCCTACTACGAGCGGCACGCCACCCCGGACTCGCCCGCGCTGCGCGGCGCCGACCCGGCCATCGTGCTGATCCCCGGCGTCGGCATGTTCAGCTACGGCGCGGACAAGCAGACCGCGCGGGTGGCAGGCGAATTCTACCTGAACGCGATCAACGTCATGCGCGGCGCCGAGTCGGTCTCCCGGTACCAGCCGATCGACGAGGCGGAGAAGTTCCGCATCGAGTACTGGGCGCTGGAGGAGGCCAAGCTGGCGCGGCGCCCGGCACCGAAGCCGCTGGCCGGCCGGATCGCGCTGGTCACCGGCGCGGCGTCGGGGATAGGCAGGGCGATCGCGCGGCGGCTGGCCGCCGAGGGCGCCTGCGTGGTCGTCGCGGATCGGGACGCGGCGAAGGCCGCCGAGGTCGCGGCCGAGCTGGGCTCGGCCGACGTGGCGATCGGCTTCGGCGCCGACGTCACCGACGAGGGGCAGGTCCAGGCCGCGGTGGACGCCGCGGTGCTCGCCTTCGGCGGCCTGGACCTGGTCGTCAACAATGCCGGGCTCTCGCTCTCGAAATCGCTGCTGGAGACCAGCGCCGCCGACTGGGACCTGCAGCACGACGTCATGGCCAAGGGCTCGTTCCTGGTGTCCAAGGCGGCGGCGCGGGCGCTGATCGACCAGAAGCTGGGCGGCGACATCCTCTACATCTCCTCCAAGAACTCGGTCTTCGCCGGGCCGAACAACATCGCCTACTCCGCGGCGAAGGCCGATCAGGCGCACCAGGTCCGGCTGCTCGCGGCCGAGCTGGGCGAGCACGGGGTCAAGGTGAACGGCATCAACCCGGACGGGGTGGTGCGCGGCTCCGGCATCTTCGCGGGCGGCTGGGGCGCGCAGCGCGCCGCCGTCTACGGGGTGCGGGAGTCCGAGCTCGGCGCCTTCTACGCGCAGCGCACCCTGCTCAAGCGCGAGGTACTGCCCGAGCACATCGCCAACGCCGCGTTCGCGCTCTGCGGCGCCGACTTCTCGCACACCACCGGGCTGCACGTGCCGGTCGACGCCGGGGTCGCCGCGGCGTTCCTGCGATGA
- a CDS encoding rhamnulokinase yields the protein MTGAVAAVDLGATSGRVMLARVGPGRIEMRQVARFGNDPLPLWHGDRAALHWDLPGLYREVGRGLAAAARLEPGLLGAGIDSWAVDYGLLHRGALMNLPYHYRDTRTAAGVEAVHAVVDQAGLYRRNGLQFLPFTTVYQLAAENLAGTLEAADAALLVPDLLGYWLTGAQVTERTNASTTGLLGLDGAWDTELRTRLGLPALFPDLVDPGTPLGPVLPTVAAAFGLDPGCTLSTVASHDTASAVAAVPMAPDAAAYISCGTWGLVGVELPAPLVGAAGRAANFTNECGLDGRTRYLRNVMGLWLLSESMRHWQRTGTGADLARLLTAAAQAPAPAATFDVDDPVFGTPGDIPGRIAEWYAARDLEIPEGRVAMVRAIVESLAAAFATGVRTAAELTGTPVRSIHLVGGGARNTLLCALLADHAGVPVLAGPVEATSLGNILVQARTHGLLHGDVDALRAEVAAAFPPRRYPPRTEPARKAG from the coding sequence ATGACCGGCGCGGTCGCCGCCGTCGATCTCGGCGCCACCAGCGGACGCGTCATGCTCGCCAGGGTCGGGCCGGGCCGGATCGAGATGCGCCAGGTCGCCCGGTTCGGCAACGACCCGCTGCCGCTCTGGCACGGGGACCGGGCCGCGCTGCACTGGGACCTGCCCGGGCTGTACCGCGAGGTCGGGCGCGGGCTGGCCGCGGCCGCGCGGCTGGAGCCGGGGCTGCTCGGTGCCGGAATCGATTCCTGGGCGGTGGATTACGGCCTGCTGCACCGCGGCGCGCTGATGAATCTGCCGTACCACTACCGCGACACCCGCACCGCCGCGGGCGTCGAGGCCGTGCACGCCGTCGTGGACCAGGCCGGGCTGTACCGCCGCAACGGCCTGCAGTTCCTGCCGTTCACCACGGTGTACCAGCTCGCGGCCGAGAACCTCGCGGGCACACTGGAGGCCGCCGACGCGGCGCTGCTCGTCCCCGACCTGCTCGGCTACTGGCTCACCGGAGCGCAGGTCACCGAGCGGACCAATGCCTCCACCACCGGCCTGCTCGGGCTGGACGGCGCCTGGGACACCGAGCTGCGCACCCGGCTCGGGCTGCCCGCGCTCTTCCCGGACCTGGTCGACCCGGGCACCCCGCTCGGCCCGGTCCTGCCGACGGTCGCGGCCGCGTTCGGGCTCGACCCCGGCTGCACCCTGAGCACCGTCGCCTCGCACGACACCGCCTCCGCGGTCGCCGCGGTGCCCATGGCCCCGGACGCCGCCGCCTACATCTCCTGCGGCACCTGGGGGCTGGTCGGCGTCGAGCTGCCCGCCCCGCTGGTCGGCGCGGCGGGCCGGGCCGCCAACTTCACCAACGAGTGCGGGCTCGACGGCCGCACCCGCTACCTGCGCAATGTCATGGGGCTGTGGCTGCTCAGCGAGTCGATGCGGCACTGGCAGCGCACCGGTACCGGCGCCGACCTGGCCCGGCTGCTCACCGCCGCCGCCCAGGCGCCCGCGCCCGCCGCCACCTTCGACGTCGACGACCCGGTCTTCGGCACCCCCGGCGACATACCCGGCCGGATCGCCGAGTGGTACGCCGCGCGCGACCTCGAGATCCCCGAAGGCCGGGTCGCGATGGTGCGCGCCATCGTGGAGAGCCTCGCCGCCGCCTTCGCCACCGGCGTCCGCACCGCCGCCGAGCTCACCGGCACCCCGGTGCGCAGCATCCACCTGGTCGGCGGGGGAGCGCGGAACACGCTGCTCTGCGCCCTGCTCGCCGACCACGCCGGGGTGCCGGTGCTCGCCGGACCCGTCGAGGCGACCTCGCTCGGCAACATACTGGTGCAGGCCCGCACGCACGGGCTGCTGCACGGCGATGTGGACGCGCTGCGGGCCGAGGTGGCCGCCGCGTTCCCGCCGCGCCGCTACCCGCCCCGCACCGAACCCGCCAGGAAGGCAGGCTGA
- a CDS encoding alpha-hydroxy acid oxidase, with the protein MKRQLPRPRDLAPLLRFEKPRLGAERRLAAALTIEDLRRIAKRRTPRAAFDYTDGAAEAEISLDRARRAFQDIEFHPAILRDVAKVTTGWDVLGAPVALPFGIAPTGFTRMMQTEGEYAGARVAGRSGIPFSLSTMGTASIEDVAAANPNGRNWFQLYMWKDRERSMALVERAAAAGYDTLLVTVDVPVAGARLRDTRNGMSIPPALTPATVLDALPRPRWWIDFLTTEPLAFASLDRWSGTVAELLDSMFDPTVTFDDLAWIKAQWPGKVVVKGIQTLADARAVVDVGVDGLVLSNHGGRQLDRAPIPFHLLPEVARELGRDTEIILDTGIMSGADIVASIALGARFTLIGRAYLYGLMAGGEAGVERAVRILAGQVERTMRLLGVRSLEELEPRHVTQLTRLAPRPVADQDRG; encoded by the coding sequence ATGAAACGACAGCTCCCCAGGCCGCGCGATCTCGCGCCGCTCCTGCGCTTCGAGAAGCCGCGGCTCGGTGCGGAGCGGCGCCTGGCGGCCGCGCTCACCATCGAGGACCTGCGCCGGATCGCCAAGCGCCGCACCCCGCGCGCCGCCTTCGACTACACCGACGGCGCCGCCGAGGCCGAGATATCACTCGACAGAGCGCGCAGAGCCTTTCAAGACATCGAGTTCCACCCCGCCATCCTGCGCGACGTCGCGAAGGTGACCACCGGCTGGGACGTCCTCGGCGCCCCGGTCGCGCTGCCCTTCGGCATCGCACCGACCGGCTTCACCCGCATGATGCAGACCGAGGGTGAGTACGCCGGGGCCAGGGTGGCGGGCCGCTCCGGCATCCCGTTCTCGCTCTCCACCATGGGCACCGCATCCATCGAGGATGTCGCCGCGGCGAACCCGAACGGCCGCAACTGGTTCCAGCTCTACATGTGGAAGGACCGGGAGCGTTCGATGGCCCTGGTCGAGCGCGCCGCCGCCGCGGGATACGACACCCTGCTGGTGACCGTCGACGTCCCGGTGGCCGGCGCCCGGCTGCGCGACACCCGCAACGGCATGTCCATCCCGCCCGCGCTCACCCCCGCCACCGTGCTCGACGCGCTGCCCCGGCCGCGCTGGTGGATCGACTTCCTCACCACCGAGCCGCTGGCCTTCGCCTCGCTGGACCGCTGGTCCGGCACGGTCGCCGAGCTGCTCGACTCCATGTTCGACCCCACCGTGACCTTCGATGACCTGGCCTGGATCAAGGCGCAATGGCCGGGCAAGGTCGTGGTCAAGGGCATCCAGACGCTCGCCGACGCCCGCGCGGTCGTCGACGTCGGGGTCGACGGCCTCGTCCTCTCCAATCACGGTGGGCGGCAACTCGACCGCGCGCCGATCCCCTTCCACCTGCTGCCAGAGGTCGCCCGCGAGCTGGGCCGCGACACCGAGATCATCCTGGACACCGGCATCATGTCCGGCGCCGACATCGTGGCCTCGATCGCGCTCGGCGCCCGCTTCACCCTGATCGGCCGGGCCTACCTGTACGGCCTCATGGCGGGCGGCGAGGCCGGGGTCGAGCGCGCGGTGCGGATCCTGGCCGGGCAGGTCGAGCGGACCATGCGGCTGCTCGGGGTGCGCAGCCTGGAGGAGCTGGAGCCGCGGCACGTCACCCAGCTGACCAGACTTGCCCCGCGCCCGGTGGCGGATCAAGATCGGGGGTGA
- a CDS encoding alpha/beta fold hydrolase has protein sequence MVNIELGTVPTWFDVHGDGEPAVLLHGGFVDSRTFAPALPLLISRFQVLRMDRRGHGHTPDVPGPLSYAALAEDLIAFLERVVGGAAHLVGHSDGANLALRVALERPDLVRKLVLISGNYHADGILPGVLDGFEDESAMAYLATRHGEVSPDGEEHFPELARKVIELGRAEPEYTAEELKAVTARTLVMAGDDDVIAAEHTLALYRAIPDAELAIVPGTSHLLVVEKPELVYGLIAGFLGTDPVPTRQPIRRAEG, from the coding sequence ATGGTGAACATCGAGCTCGGTACCGTGCCCACCTGGTTCGACGTGCACGGGGACGGCGAACCGGCGGTGCTGCTGCACGGCGGCTTCGTCGATTCGCGCACCTTCGCGCCCGCGCTGCCGCTGCTGATCAGCCGGTTCCAGGTGCTCCGGATGGACCGGCGGGGGCACGGGCACACCCCGGACGTGCCCGGCCCGCTGAGCTACGCGGCGCTGGCCGAGGATCTGATCGCCTTCCTGGAGCGGGTGGTGGGCGGGGCCGCGCACCTGGTGGGGCACAGCGACGGGGCGAACCTGGCGCTCCGGGTCGCGCTGGAGCGGCCGGACCTGGTGCGGAAACTGGTGCTGATCAGCGGCAACTACCACGCCGATGGCATTCTGCCCGGTGTGCTGGACGGCTTCGAGGACGAATCCGCCATGGCCTACCTGGCGACGAGGCACGGTGAGGTCTCGCCGGACGGCGAGGAGCACTTCCCGGAGCTGGCCCGCAAGGTGATCGAGCTGGGCCGCGCCGAGCCGGAGTACACCGCCGAGGAGCTGAAGGCCGTCACCGCCCGCACCCTGGTGATGGCGGGCGACGACGACGTCATCGCGGCGGAGCACACACTCGCGCTGTACCGCGCGATCCCCGATGCCGAGCTCGCCATCGTGCCGGGCACCTCGCACCTGCTGGTGGTGGAGAAGCCGGAGCTGGTCTACGGGCTGATCGCCGGGTTCCTCGGCACCGACCCGGTGCCGACACGCCAGCCCATCCGGCGCGCCGAAGGGTAG
- a CDS encoding oxygenase MpaB family protein produces the protein MTTTAPVPTRHPERPRKAPGLGPFALLLGIGKPDDERWRQLGESLLVGDEPMDRLVDWMYAEGMRTTRPLFEQALRSGIDSVPNAPEPLRVFFGAVEATPDWVDPDLLRHGERVFRSGGTDGLYFARDVSFLGGYLASGFNKTLLRTGALEKGPAQRFAETLQWAMDVSTENGMALYGQGYRSTLQVRLIHGLVRRHVAAMPDWRGDEWGLPINQTDMAATLVGALLAPFVGGMVLGIIPSRADTAAAAHLTRYVGWLIGVRDEWLPTGFRDGVGILYHCLSAITNPDDTSRQLALPMADDPLNWHYPNLPALRGRIARSQHLSVTSAFLGPRAMRTLGLPAHLPWYPALRIPVNLARSALVRVLPGGTGRAAVQGRSEQEGFLRLLTGETAATIGESAPPHARIA, from the coding sequence ATGACGACGACCGCGCCCGTCCCCACCCGGCATCCGGAAAGGCCCCGTAAGGCCCCCGGTCTCGGCCCGTTCGCCCTGCTGCTCGGCATCGGGAAGCCCGACGACGAGCGCTGGCGGCAGCTCGGCGAATCGCTGCTCGTCGGCGACGAGCCGATGGACCGGCTGGTCGACTGGATGTACGCCGAGGGGATGCGCACCACCCGCCCGCTCTTCGAGCAGGCGCTGCGCAGCGGGATCGACAGCGTGCCGAACGCCCCTGAGCCACTGCGCGTCTTCTTCGGCGCGGTCGAGGCGACCCCGGACTGGGTCGACCCCGACCTGCTCCGGCACGGCGAGCGGGTGTTCCGCTCCGGCGGCACCGACGGGCTCTACTTCGCCCGCGACGTCTCCTTCCTCGGCGGCTACCTCGCCTCCGGCTTCAACAAGACGCTGCTGCGCACCGGCGCGCTGGAGAAGGGGCCGGCGCAGCGCTTCGCCGAGACGCTGCAGTGGGCGATGGACGTCTCCACCGAGAACGGCATGGCGCTGTACGGGCAGGGGTACCGCTCCACGCTGCAGGTCCGGCTGATCCACGGGCTGGTGCGCAGGCACGTGGCCGCCATGCCGGATTGGCGCGGCGACGAGTGGGGGCTGCCGATCAACCAGACCGACATGGCGGCCACCCTGGTGGGCGCGCTGCTCGCGCCGTTCGTCGGCGGGATGGTGCTCGGCATCATCCCGAGCCGGGCGGACACCGCGGCGGCGGCGCACCTGACCCGCTACGTCGGCTGGCTCATCGGCGTGCGGGACGAGTGGCTGCCGACCGGGTTCCGGGACGGCGTCGGCATCCTCTACCACTGCCTGAGCGCCATCACGAACCCCGACGACACCAGCAGGCAGCTCGCCCTCCCCATGGCCGACGACCCGCTGAACTGGCACTACCCGAACCTGCCCGCGCTGCGCGGCAGGATCGCGCGCTCGCAGCACCTCTCGGTCACCAGCGCCTTCCTCGGGCCGAGGGCGATGCGGACGCTCGGCCTGCCCGCCCACCTGCCGTGGTATCCGGCGCTGCGCATCCCGGTGAATCTGGCGCGCAGCGCACTCGTCCGCGTGCTGCCCGGAGGCACCGGCCGCGCCGCGGTGCAGGGGCGGAGCGAGCAGGAGGGGTTCCTGCGGCTGCTCACCGGCGAGACCGCGGCGACCATCGGCGAATCCGCGCCGCCGCACGCGCGGATCGCCTGA
- a CDS encoding TetR/AcrR family transcriptional regulator, which produces MPDRYDSVDESIMDAALDRILQVGIRRASLEDIARRAGINRITIHRRFAGKDNLVEAVLERETRRMLAEVTAIATTASGVEAQIEETILHVLLQTRIHRLVTQLLRVAPEEALGFYTVQGERLVAIGIDYIVGMLTHAQAAGLVDRYDPRPVAELVARLAHSLMLTPGGGSVDFTDPELARAFVRHSIVPLMKHGIATTTEEVTDDDDRARPHPASGKAP; this is translated from the coding sequence ATGCCGGACCGATACGACAGCGTGGACGAGTCGATCATGGACGCCGCGCTGGACCGGATCCTGCAGGTCGGGATCCGCCGGGCCAGCCTGGAGGACATCGCGCGCCGCGCGGGGATCAACCGGATCACCATCCACCGCCGCTTCGCGGGCAAGGACAACCTGGTCGAGGCGGTGCTGGAGCGCGAGACCAGGCGCATGCTGGCCGAGGTCACCGCGATCGCCACCACCGCGTCCGGGGTGGAGGCGCAGATCGAGGAGACGATCCTGCACGTCCTGCTGCAGACCAGGATCCACCGGCTGGTCACCCAGCTGCTGCGGGTCGCGCCGGAGGAGGCGCTCGGCTTCTACACCGTGCAGGGCGAGCGGCTGGTCGCGATCGGCATCGACTACATCGTCGGCATGCTCACGCACGCCCAGGCGGCCGGGCTGGTGGATCGCTACGATCCGCGGCCGGTCGCGGAACTCGTTGCCCGCCTGGCCCACTCGCTCATGCTGACGCCGGGCGGCGGCAGCGTCGACTTCACCGATCCGGAGCTGGCCCGCGCCTTCGTCCGGCATTCCATCGTGCCGCTCATGAAGCACGGCATCGCCACCACCACCGAGGAAGTCACCGATGACGACGACCGCGCCCGTCCCCACCCGGCATCCGGAAAGGCCCCGTAA